A single genomic interval of Devosia oryziradicis harbors:
- a CDS encoding dihydrofolate reductase family protein, producing MARLQYSINVTLDGCCDHQAIVPYPEMHQFWADVVANASVLLYGRITYQMMEPAWRPIAETGVVPEGTADWVVPFAQSIHRARKVVASTTLAHVDWNAQLLQGDLKGAIERLKREQHGIISLGGVNLARAIAALGLIDEFVFLVHPRIAGHGPTLFSGLPFPLDLKLTNQQTFASGAIALTYEARR from the coding sequence ATGGCGCGACTACAGTATTCTATCAACGTGACGCTGGATGGCTGCTGCGACCATCAGGCCATTGTGCCTTATCCCGAAATGCACCAGTTCTGGGCGGACGTGGTGGCCAATGCCAGTGTGCTGCTTTATGGCCGCATCACCTACCAGATGATGGAGCCGGCGTGGCGGCCGATTGCCGAGACAGGTGTGGTGCCGGAAGGCACGGCGGACTGGGTCGTCCCTTTCGCTCAATCCATCCACCGGGCGCGCAAGGTCGTGGCATCGACCACGCTGGCCCATGTCGACTGGAATGCCCAATTGCTGCAAGGCGACCTCAAGGGCGCCATCGAGCGGCTCAAGCGGGAACAACACGGAATCATTTCGCTGGGCGGTGTCAACCTCGCCAGGGCAATCGCAGCCCTGGGCCTGATCGACGAGTTCGTCTTCCTCGTTCACCCACGCATTGCCGGCCACGGCCCGACGCTGTTTTCCGGCCTGCCCTTCCCGCTCGACCTGAAGCTGACAAACCAGCAGACCTTCGCCTCTGGCGCCATCGCCCTGACCTATGAGGCCAGGCGCTAG
- a CDS encoding TetR/AcrR family transcriptional regulator — protein MTAAQSFQRARKPQEISQRREQLLAAAAELFDEQGPQGAGLNAIAAKAGFTKSNVYRYFESREQVLLELFHDEFTDLIDAAIEAMQSVPLGDIEALADAITHCFLARPRCCALISILASTLEQNVSEATIAETKTHMGTQNARIVAALSARLPTASPADCAWAIAMIGSLVAGMWPGAHPPPAGVAVLARPEFAHMRIDVGRDLRRAAAALLTSIV, from the coding sequence ATGACCGCCGCCCAATCATTCCAGCGCGCCCGCAAGCCCCAAGAAATCAGCCAGCGCCGCGAGCAACTGCTCGCGGCCGCGGCGGAACTGTTTGACGAGCAGGGCCCGCAGGGGGCCGGCCTCAATGCCATCGCGGCCAAAGCCGGCTTCACCAAGTCCAACGTCTACCGCTATTTCGAGAGCCGCGAGCAGGTGCTGCTCGAACTCTTCCACGACGAGTTCACGGACTTGATCGATGCGGCGATCGAGGCAATGCAGTCGGTTCCCCTCGGCGATATCGAGGCGCTGGCCGACGCCATCACCCACTGTTTCCTGGCGCGCCCGCGCTGTTGCGCGTTGATTTCCATTCTCGCCAGCACGCTTGAGCAGAACGTGTCGGAAGCCACCATTGCCGAGACCAAGACGCATATGGGGACGCAGAATGCCCGCATCGTCGCGGCGCTGTCGGCGCGCCTGCCCACCGCCAGCCCCGCGGACTGCGCCTGGGCCATCGCCATGATCGGTTCGCTGGTGGCCGGCATGTGGCCTGGGGCACATCCGCCACCCGCCGGGGTAGCGGTGCTGGCTCGACCCGAATTTGCCCATATGCGCATCGATGTCGGCCGCGACCTCCGGCGCGCAGCGGCGGCATTGCTGACCAGTATCGTCTAG
- a CDS encoding SDR family oxidoreductase, giving the protein MAYSERDIPDLTGKTAVVTGATGGLGYETARMLAEHGAHVILAGRNAGKGADALAAIRASAPGARIAFEQVDLGSLASVAAFAGRLHAAGTPLDILVNNAGVMTPPRRQTTSDGFELQFGTNYLSHFALTARLMPLLTAAPAARVVSLSSVAARQGRIDLSDLQSETYRPMVAYSQSKLACLMFAFELQRRSEAHGWGIASTAAHPGIARTDLIVNGMGERSPAAFVRRYLSFVFAPVPQAALPTLFAATAPQAVPGGYYGPKGFQEIRGRVGVAATPPAALDTDMARRLWDISEELTGIRFPVAAVPA; this is encoded by the coding sequence ATGGCCTATTCCGAACGCGACATCCCTGATCTCACCGGCAAGACGGCCGTCGTAACCGGCGCCACCGGCGGCCTGGGCTACGAAACGGCCCGGATGCTGGCCGAGCACGGTGCCCATGTCATCCTCGCCGGCCGCAATGCCGGCAAGGGTGCCGATGCACTTGCTGCCATCAGGGCGAGCGCACCCGGAGCCAGGATAGCTTTCGAACAGGTCGATCTGGGGAGCCTTGCTTCGGTTGCCGCCTTCGCCGGCCGCCTCCATGCCGCCGGCACGCCGCTCGACATTCTCGTCAACAATGCCGGCGTCATGACCCCTCCGAGGCGCCAAACCACCAGCGATGGTTTCGAGTTGCAGTTCGGCACCAACTACCTCAGCCATTTCGCCCTGACCGCGCGCCTGATGCCGCTGCTGACGGCGGCCCCCGCCGCCCGCGTCGTCTCGCTGTCCAGCGTCGCGGCGCGTCAGGGACGGATCGACTTGTCCGACCTGCAGTCGGAAACCTATCGGCCCATGGTGGCCTATAGCCAGAGCAAGCTGGCCTGCCTGATGTTCGCCTTCGAGCTGCAGCGGCGCAGCGAGGCCCATGGCTGGGGGATTGCGAGCACGGCCGCCCATCCGGGCATTGCGCGCACCGACCTCATCGTCAACGGCATGGGCGAGCGGAGCCCCGCCGCCTTCGTGCGCCGCTATCTTTCGTTCGTCTTCGCGCCCGTGCCGCAGGCGGCCCTGCCAACGCTGTTCGCGGCGACCGCTCCCCAAGCGGTCCCGGGTGGCTATTATGGACCCAAGGGTTTCCAGGAAATTCGCGGCCGGGTCGGGGTGGCGGCTACGCCGCCAGCGGCCCTCGATACCGACATGGCGCGACGGCTTTGGGATATCTCCGAGGAACTGACCGGCATCCGCTTTCCCGTTGCCGCCGTCCCGGCATAG
- a CDS encoding class I SAM-dependent methyltransferase — protein MPDSETLKFYADNAAAYVEHAKAPTPQLEAFMARLPPGGSVLELGIGNGRDAAAMLAAGLVVTPSDASPELAAEAQARLGVPVRLMAFHELDDVAVYDGVWACACLLHAPRDELTDDLARIHRALRPGGLFVASFKAGSGEGRDGLGRYYNYPDRNGLLAHYAAAADWSAMSVTEQDGTGYDNAPTRWLWAEARKPG, from the coding sequence ATGCCCGATTCAGAAACGCTCAAATTCTATGCCGACAATGCCGCCGCCTATGTCGAACACGCCAAGGCACCGACGCCGCAACTGGAGGCCTTCATGGCCCGGTTGCCTCCCGGCGGCAGCGTGCTCGAGCTGGGCATCGGCAATGGTCGGGACGCCGCAGCCATGCTGGCCGCCGGCCTTGTGGTCACGCCTTCGGACGCATCGCCAGAATTGGCGGCCGAGGCCCAGGCGCGGCTGGGTGTGCCAGTGCGCCTCATGGCATTCCACGAGCTCGACGACGTCGCCGTCTATGACGGCGTCTGGGCCTGCGCCTGCCTCCTGCACGCGCCGCGCGATGAATTGACCGACGATCTCGCGCGCATCCACCGCGCCCTGCGCCCCGGCGGTTTGTTTGTCGCAAGCTTCAAGGCGGGCAGTGGGGAAGGTCGCGATGGCCTGGGTCGCTACTACAATTACCCGGATCGGAACGGGCTGCTTGCCCACTACGCGGCCGCCGCCGATTGGAGCGCAATGTCGGTCACCGAGCAGGATGGCACCGGCTACGACAATGCCCCAACCCGCTGGCTCTGGGCGGAAGCCAGAAAGCCCGGCTGA
- a CDS encoding ABC transporter substrate-binding protein: protein MLNLKNTLTLAVAASTLAVAAPAIAQDTGATIGFIGGFTGPIESLTPPIFAGAELVVKEVNEQGGILGGELKLISADGACDATAAAAAADKVINTDNVTAVVGALCTGETIGAFNGSGLSGNVVFISPASSAPALTTLEDNDLVYRTTPSDALQGVKMAELLLAKGVKDIAITYVNNDYGKGFADSLSAAYTAGGGTVAANVAHEEGKADYRAELGNLVASQNLVILAYANASGNTILRQAVESGNFTLYVGGDGMVGDDLLSGIDAAAVEGLIATRAGAPAGTATTTYNDLATAAGIEANATYAPQAYDAAFLLALAIEKNGSASRDGLSAALREVASAPGEKILPGEWKKAVELIKAGTDIDYDGAGGALDFDEAGDVDGIIVELAVEGGAFVEKGEIQ, encoded by the coding sequence ATGCTCAATCTCAAGAACACCCTGACTTTGGCCGTTGCCGCATCGACGCTTGCAGTCGCCGCGCCCGCCATCGCCCAGGATACCGGCGCAACCATCGGCTTCATCGGTGGCTTCACCGGCCCGATCGAATCCCTGACCCCGCCGATCTTTGCCGGCGCCGAGCTGGTCGTGAAGGAAGTCAACGAACAGGGCGGCATCCTGGGTGGCGAGCTCAAGCTCATCTCGGCCGACGGCGCCTGCGATGCGACCGCTGCTGCCGCTGCCGCCGACAAGGTGATCAACACCGACAACGTGACCGCCGTGGTGGGCGCACTGTGCACCGGTGAAACCATCGGCGCCTTCAACGGCTCGGGCCTGTCGGGCAACGTGGTTTTCATCTCCCCCGCGTCCTCGGCTCCGGCCCTGACCACGCTGGAAGACAACGACCTCGTCTACCGCACCACCCCGTCCGATGCCCTGCAGGGCGTCAAGATGGCCGAACTCCTCCTCGCCAAGGGCGTCAAGGACATCGCCATCACCTACGTGAACAATGACTACGGCAAGGGCTTTGCGGACTCGCTGAGCGCCGCCTACACCGCCGGTGGCGGCACCGTGGCAGCCAATGTCGCCCACGAAGAAGGCAAGGCCGACTACCGCGCCGAGCTGGGCAACCTGGTCGCTTCGCAGAACCTGGTGATCCTCGCCTACGCCAACGCCTCGGGCAACACCATCCTGCGCCAGGCCGTCGAGTCGGGCAACTTCACGCTCTATGTCGGCGGTGACGGCATGGTCGGTGACGACCTGCTCTCGGGCATCGACGCCGCTGCCGTCGAAGGCCTGATCGCCACCCGCGCCGGTGCCCCGGCCGGCACCGCGACCACCACCTATAACGACCTGGCCACCGCGGCCGGCATCGAAGCCAACGCGACCTATGCGCCGCAGGCCTACGACGCCGCGTTCCTCCTGGCCCTGGCCATCGAGAAGAACGGCTCGGCTTCGCGTGACGGTCTCTCGGCCGCCCTGCGCGAGGTTGCCTCGGCTCCCGGCGAGAAGATCCTGCCCGGCGAGTGGAAGAAGGCCGTCGAGCTGATCAAGGCCGGTACCGACATCGACTATGACGGCGCCGGCGGTGCTCTCGACTTCGACGAAGCCGGCGACGTTGACGGCATTATCGTCGAACTCGCCGTCGAAGGCGGCGCGTTCGTGGAAAAAGGCGAGATCCAGTAA
- a CDS encoding glycine betaine ABC transporter substrate-binding protein yields the protein MKARLLQAVLMLVAALAVQPALAQITVLDQAQDAQAAPETAEPAAPPPPCGMQPVSIARMTWPSAELLAEIHARVLQRAFDCTVQVAPGDLGATASSMGSTGQPAVAPEMWVTRVADVWNAGVEAQMLRPAAPTYEATQFEGWYLPDYVALAHPDLTAAAGLAAALPTWNAGAPVRFISCPPDWACALINRNLVKALGLTGLLEVVEPATRFEMDTLIAEAVSRSEPILFYYWQPNAVLSQFNFVPLDMGVYDEEAAKCLARAACPNPVPSAFAAETVVVALAEWVFTDIPAIAGYFQRSSLDLAEMNTLLAQLNEPGATVEGVADRFVAERQDLWQGWVGTPAP from the coding sequence ATGAAGGCGAGGCTATTGCAGGCAGTGCTGATGCTGGTGGCGGCGCTCGCCGTTCAACCGGCCTTGGCGCAGATCACCGTGCTCGACCAGGCCCAGGATGCCCAGGCGGCGCCCGAGACTGCCGAACCCGCGGCCCCGCCACCGCCCTGTGGCATGCAACCGGTGAGCATTGCCCGCATGACCTGGCCATCGGCCGAACTGCTGGCGGAAATCCATGCCCGGGTGCTTCAGCGCGCTTTCGACTGTACGGTCCAGGTCGCGCCAGGCGATCTGGGTGCCACGGCCTCGTCAATGGGCTCGACCGGCCAGCCCGCGGTGGCGCCAGAAATGTGGGTGACGCGCGTCGCCGACGTGTGGAATGCGGGGGTCGAGGCACAGATGTTGCGGCCCGCTGCGCCGACCTATGAGGCAACGCAGTTCGAGGGGTGGTACCTGCCCGACTATGTGGCACTGGCCCATCCCGATCTGACCGCCGCTGCCGGGTTGGCCGCGGCGTTGCCGACCTGGAACGCAGGCGCGCCGGTGCGCTTCATCTCCTGCCCGCCCGACTGGGCCTGTGCGCTGATTAACCGCAACCTGGTCAAGGCCCTTGGCCTGACGGGCCTGTTGGAGGTGGTCGAGCCTGCCACCCGCTTCGAAATGGATACCCTGATCGCCGAAGCGGTGAGCCGCAGCGAGCCGATCCTGTTTTACTACTGGCAGCCCAATGCGGTGCTCAGCCAGTTCAATTTCGTGCCGCTCGACATGGGTGTCTATGACGAAGAGGCGGCCAAGTGCCTGGCGCGCGCGGCCTGCCCCAACCCGGTGCCCAGCGCCTTTGCCGCCGAGACGGTGGTGGTGGCGCTGGCCGAGTGGGTGTTTACCGATATTCCGGCCATTGCCGGCTACTTCCAGCGCTCGAGCCTCGACCTTGCCGAAATGAACACGCTGCTGGCGCAGCTGAACGAGCCGGGTGCGACGGTGGAAGGCGTTGCCGATCGTTTCGTGGCCGAGCGGCAGGACCTGTGGCAGGGCTGGGTGGGAACCCCGGCGCCATAG
- a CDS encoding putative bifunctional diguanylate cyclase/phosphodiesterase has protein sequence MNPDFSVILAGYRRIALAAAVVVVGIVTARIAVFFGLAGPTFVNALPGAGLLAALLLLAILGYGYRWLSRRLGGIQRQVHEAQARTNRDALTGVFTRAYFLEALGAHVFHGSQTAVGYLQLDMDNLKILNDSAGHAAGDAALVHLSRVIDQVVPGALVGRLGGDEFGIMIAGHDNKAALRRVGEALLRALERPVNISGRAVRLSASIGVALAPQDAVDVTDLVSKADLALYKAKKGGRHAVVAFDPDMLGDERHRRFIERELRAALLMEELELHYQPVLGTDMAIRSHEALVRWRHQVRGMIPPAQFIPIAEESDLIVKLGEWVLRRACGDLAELGGLPVAVNVSPVQLRQADFARSFAAILQDTGTDPRAIIVEVTETVPLDAGEIAMANLAALRRLGVRIAIDDFGAGHASLQYLRGFAFDIIKIDRSYVANMGSSRIDGMIVSAVCEIARALPVEVVAEGIETQEQFNQLRLAGCSGFQGYLLGRPQPLGKPGNAVAA, from the coding sequence ATGAACCCTGATTTCTCCGTCATCCTCGCTGGCTACCGCCGTATTGCCCTTGCAGCCGCCGTGGTTGTCGTGGGCATCGTCACGGCACGCATCGCGGTATTCTTCGGACTGGCCGGGCCGACCTTCGTCAATGCCCTGCCTGGTGCGGGCCTTCTGGCCGCACTGCTGCTCCTGGCCATCCTCGGCTATGGTTATCGCTGGCTGTCGCGCCGGCTGGGCGGCATCCAGCGGCAGGTGCATGAGGCCCAGGCGCGGACCAATCGCGATGCGCTGACAGGGGTCTTCACGCGAGCCTATTTTCTCGAGGCGCTGGGGGCCCATGTTTTTCACGGCTCGCAGACGGCGGTGGGCTACCTGCAGCTGGACATGGATAATCTGAAGATCCTCAACGACAGCGCCGGCCATGCCGCCGGCGACGCGGCTCTGGTGCATCTGAGCCGCGTGATCGACCAGGTGGTCCCCGGTGCACTGGTGGGGCGATTGGGCGGCGACGAATTCGGCATCATGATAGCCGGTCACGACAACAAGGCGGCGTTGCGCCGTGTTGGCGAAGCGCTGCTGCGCGCGCTCGAGCGCCCGGTCAACATTTCAGGCCGGGCAGTGCGTCTCTCCGCATCGATCGGCGTGGCGCTCGCGCCGCAGGACGCGGTTGATGTGACCGACCTCGTCAGCAAGGCCGATCTTGCACTCTACAAGGCCAAGAAGGGCGGGCGCCATGCCGTGGTGGCCTTTGACCCCGACATGCTGGGCGATGAACGGCACCGGCGCTTCATCGAACGCGAATTGCGCGCTGCGCTCCTCATGGAAGAGCTCGAGCTGCATTACCAGCCGGTCCTGGGTACCGACATGGCCATTCGCTCGCATGAAGCACTGGTTCGTTGGCGACACCAGGTGCGTGGCATGATCCCACCGGCGCAGTTCATTCCGATCGCCGAAGAGAGTGACCTCATCGTCAAGCTGGGTGAATGGGTGCTGCGCCGGGCCTGCGGGGACCTGGCGGAACTGGGCGGCCTTCCGGTGGCGGTCAACGTTTCGCCAGTGCAGTTGCGGCAGGCCGATTTCGCCCGCAGCTTCGCCGCGATCCTCCAGGATACGGGCACCGATCCGCGCGCCATCATCGTGGAGGTGACCGAAACGGTGCCGCTCGATGCCGGGGAGATCGCGATGGCCAACCTGGCCGCCTTGCGCAGGCTGGGTGTCCGGATCGCCATCGACGATTTCGGCGCGGGCCATGCGAGCCTGCAATATCTGCGCGGCTTTGCCTTCGACATCATCAAGATTGACCGGAGCTATGTCGCCAATATGGGATCGAGCCGCATCGATGGGATGATCGTTTCGGCCGTGTGCGAAATTGCCCGCGCCCTGCCGGTGGAGGTGGTGGCTGAGGGCATCGAAACGCAGGAGCAGTTCAACCAGTTGCGGCTGGCGGGATGCAGCGGCTTTCAGGGATATCTGCTTGGCCGGCCGCAGCCGCTGGGCAAGCCGGGGAATGCGGTAGCCGCCTGA
- a CDS encoding TIGR01244 family sulfur transferase — translation MDLKRINDQVSVSGQIQPEDVAALKAAGFVAIVNNRPDGESPDQPAGAEIEAAAKAAGLAYYAIPLGREGVSPDMVEKTKSVLEGSAGPVFCFCRSGTRSTTLWALSQAGEMDAGEIIREAAEAGYDMSHLAGHLSRD, via the coding sequence TTGGATTTGAAGCGGATCAACGATCAGGTCAGCGTTTCGGGACAGATTCAGCCCGAGGACGTCGCAGCGCTCAAAGCCGCCGGTTTCGTCGCCATCGTCAACAATCGCCCCGATGGGGAATCGCCCGACCAGCCCGCCGGCGCCGAGATCGAAGCGGCAGCCAAGGCAGCAGGCCTTGCCTATTATGCCATTCCCCTGGGCCGTGAAGGGGTTTCACCCGACATGGTCGAAAAGACCAAATCCGTGCTCGAGGGGAGCGCGGGTCCGGTCTTCTGCTTCTGCCGTTCGGGAACGCGCTCGACCACGCTGTGGGCGCTGAGCCAGGCGGGAGAAATGGACGCTGGCGAGATCATTCGTGAGGCGGCCGAGGCCGGCTACGACATGAGCCACCTCGCCGGCCATCTCAGCCGCGACTAG
- the pyc gene encoding pyruvate carboxylase, whose translation MPIKKILVANRSEIAIRVFRAANELGLKTVAAYAEEDKLALHRFKADEAYLIGRGKGPVEAYLQIDEYIRIARISGADAIHPGYGLLSESPEFVDACEDAGITFIGPRAQTMRDLGNKVAARNMAIASNVPVVPATEALPDDPEEIKRLAAEIGYPLMLKASWGGGGRGMRRIMDEKTLLSEVSEGKREAKAAFGKDEMYLEKLIERARHVEVQLIGDDHGNLVHLFERDCSVQRRNQKVVERAPAPYLSDAVRKELTDAAVRLGNAANYRGAGTVEFLMDADTDKFYFIEVNPRIQVEHTVTEEVTGIDIVKAQIHLLDGAVIGTPESGVPLQADIRLNGNAIQCRVTTEDPEQNFIPDYGRITAYRGATGFGVRLDGGTAYSGAVITRYYDPLLEKVTCWAPSAEEAIARMHRALREFRIRGVSTNLAFLENIITHPDFVENRYTTRFIDTTPELFNFKPRKDRATKLLSYIADVTVNGHPEVRDRPRPPAEAAAPVVPEFPALAVVEGSRQILDREGPAALARWMKQQSRVLFTDTTMRDAHQSLLATRMRSFDITRIAQAYSRGMPGLFSLECWGGATFDVAMRFLNEDPWERLAKVREGAPNILTQMLLRGSNGVGYTNYADNVVRFFVKQAAAGGVDIFRVFDCLNWVENMRVSLDAVIEEGKVAEGVICYTGDVLDPNRAKYDLKYYVGLAQELEKAGAHVLGLKDMAGLLKPAAAKTLIATLRNETNLPIHLHTHDTSGAAAATVLAAVDAGVDAVDAAMDALSGTTSQPTLGSIVAALAGGERDPGLDAKAIRQISFYWEAVRTQYRAFESDLKGGASEVYLHEMPGGQFTNLKEQARSLGLETRWHEVAQTYADVNQMFGDIVKVTPSSKVVGDMALAMVSAGLTRADVEDPKRDIAFPDSVVGFFAGDLGQPPGGFPQALQKKVLKGKPALTDRPGSYLKPVDLEAERKKIADEVGHPIDDFRLASYLMYPKVYSDFEKTQDRYGPTEALPTPVYFYGLEEGEELLVDIEKGKTLVVNYLGRAPTNEKGEVRVFFDLNGQPRTITVPDRLKAGEVKVRAKAAPGDAKQVGAPMPGVISTLAVKVGQQVTAGDVLCSIEAMKMETAIHAEIDGVVAELLIKPGDQIDAKDLLVRLE comes from the coding sequence ATGCCCATCAAGAAAATCCTCGTCGCCAACAGAAGCGAAATCGCCATCCGCGTGTTCCGCGCCGCCAATGAGCTCGGGCTCAAGACGGTGGCGGCCTATGCCGAAGAGGACAAGCTGGCGCTGCACCGCTTCAAGGCCGACGAGGCCTACCTGATCGGCAGGGGCAAGGGCCCGGTCGAAGCTTACCTGCAGATCGACGAATATATCCGCATTGCCCGCATCTCGGGCGCCGATGCCATCCATCCCGGCTATGGCCTGCTGTCGGAATCGCCGGAATTCGTCGATGCCTGCGAGGATGCCGGCATCACCTTTATCGGCCCGCGCGCCCAGACCATGCGCGACCTCGGCAACAAGGTCGCCGCGCGCAACATGGCGATCGCCTCCAACGTCCCGGTGGTGCCTGCAACCGAGGCGCTGCCCGACGACCCAGAAGAGATCAAGCGCCTGGCCGCCGAGATCGGCTACCCGCTGATGCTCAAGGCATCATGGGGCGGAGGTGGCCGCGGCATGCGCCGCATCATGGACGAGAAGACGCTGCTCAGCGAGGTGTCGGAGGGCAAGCGCGAGGCCAAGGCGGCCTTCGGCAAGGACGAGATGTATCTCGAAAAGCTGATCGAGCGCGCCCGCCACGTCGAAGTGCAGCTGATCGGCGACGACCACGGCAACCTGGTGCATCTGTTCGAGCGCGATTGTTCGGTGCAGCGCCGCAACCAGAAGGTGGTGGAGCGGGCGCCCGCGCCCTATCTCAGCGACGCCGTGCGCAAGGAACTGACCGATGCCGCCGTGCGGCTGGGCAATGCTGCCAACTATCGCGGCGCCGGCACCGTTGAATTCCTGATGGATGCCGATACCGACAAGTTCTACTTCATCGAGGTGAACCCGCGCATCCAGGTGGAGCATACCGTCACCGAGGAAGTGACCGGCATCGACATCGTCAAGGCGCAGATCCACCTGCTCGACGGCGCCGTGATCGGGACGCCGGAATCGGGTGTGCCGCTACAGGCCGATATCCGGCTCAACGGCAATGCCATCCAGTGCCGCGTGACGACGGAAGACCCCGAACAGAACTTCATTCCCGACTATGGCCGCATCACCGCCTATCGCGGTGCCACCGGCTTCGGCGTGCGGCTTGACGGCGGCACGGCGTATTCTGGCGCGGTCATCACCCGCTACTACGATCCGCTGCTCGAAAAGGTCACTTGCTGGGCGCCCTCGGCCGAGGAAGCCATTGCGCGCATGCACCGCGCCCTGCGCGAGTTCCGCATTCGCGGCGTCTCGACCAACCTGGCCTTCCTCGAAAACATCATCACGCACCCTGATTTCGTCGAGAACCGCTATACGACGCGCTTCATCGATACGACGCCCGAGCTGTTCAACTTCAAGCCGCGCAAGGATCGCGCGACCAAGCTCCTGAGCTACATTGCCGACGTGACGGTCAATGGCCATCCCGAGGTGCGCGACCGGCCGCGGCCGCCGGCAGAGGCGGCGGCGCCCGTCGTGCCCGAATTCCCGGCGCTTGCCGTGGTCGAGGGCAGCCGGCAGATACTGGATCGCGAAGGCCCGGCGGCCCTGGCCCGGTGGATGAAGCAGCAGAGCCGGGTGCTCTTCACCGACACCACGATGCGCGACGCGCATCAGAGCCTCCTCGCCACGCGCATGCGCTCGTTCGACATTACCCGCATCGCCCAAGCATATTCTCGCGGCATGCCGGGGCTTTTCTCGCTCGAATGCTGGGGCGGCGCGACCTTCGACGTTGCCATGCGCTTCCTCAACGAGGATCCGTGGGAGCGGCTGGCCAAGGTGCGCGAGGGTGCCCCTAACATCCTGACGCAGATGCTGCTGCGCGGCAGCAATGGCGTGGGCTACACCAACTATGCCGACAATGTGGTCAGGTTCTTCGTCAAGCAGGCGGCGGCCGGCGGGGTGGACATCTTCCGCGTGTTCGATTGCCTCAACTGGGTCGAGAATATGCGCGTGTCGCTCGATGCCGTCATCGAGGAGGGCAAGGTCGCCGAGGGCGTCATCTGCTATACCGGCGACGTGCTCGACCCCAACAGGGCCAAGTATGACCTAAAATACTATGTCGGGCTGGCACAGGAGCTGGAAAAGGCCGGCGCGCATGTGCTGGGCCTGAAGGACATGGCCGGGTTGCTCAAGCCTGCCGCGGCCAAGACGCTGATCGCGACGCTGCGCAACGAGACCAACCTGCCCATCCACCTCCATACCCACGACACGTCGGGCGCAGCGGCGGCCACCGTTCTGGCGGCGGTGGACGCGGGCGTCGATGCGGTCGACGCCGCCATGGATGCCCTTTCGGGTACCACGAGCCAGCCGACGCTGGGTTCGATCGTCGCGGCCCTGGCCGGTGGCGAACGTGATCCCGGGCTCGACGCCAAGGCGATCCGGCAGATTTCGTTCTATTGGGAAGCGGTGCGCACGCAGTACCGCGCCTTCGAGAGTGATCTCAAGGGCGGCGCTTCGGAAGTCTACCTGCATGAAATGCCGGGTGGCCAGTTCACCAATCTCAAGGAGCAGGCGCGTTCGTTGGGCCTTGAAACGCGCTGGCATGAGGTCGCCCAGACCTATGCAGACGTCAACCAGATGTTCGGCGATATCGTCAAGGTCACGCCATCGTCCAAGGTGGTGGGCGACATGGCTTTGGCCATGGTGTCGGCCGGGCTGACCCGCGCCGACGTGGAAGACCCCAAGCGCGACATCGCCTTCCCCGATTCGGTGGTCGGCTTCTTTGCCGGTGACCTGGGCCAGCCGCCCGGCGGCTTCCCGCAGGCGCTGCAGAAGAAGGTGCTCAAGGGCAAGCCGGCGCTGACCGATCGGCCCGGGTCCTATCTCAAGCCCGTTGATCTCGAAGCCGAGCGCAAGAAGATCGCCGATGAGGTCGGGCATCCGATCGACGATTTCCGCCTCGCGTCCTACCTGATGTATCCAAAGGTCTATTCCGACTTCGAAAAGACCCAGGATCGCTACGGCCCGACCGAGGCGCTGCCGACGCCGGTCTATTTCTATGGCCTGGAAGAAGGCGAAGAACTGCTGGTCGATATCGAGAAGGGCAAGACGCTGGTCGTCAACTATCTCGGCCGTGCCCCGACCAACGAGAAGGGCGAAGTACGGGTGTTCTTCGACCTCAACGGCCAGCCGCGCACCATTACCGTGCCCGACCGGCTCAAAGCCGGCGAGGTCAAGGTGCGTGCCAAGGCGGCGCCCGGCGATGCCAAGCAGGTCGGCGCGCCGATGCCGGGCGTGATTTCGACGCTTGCGGTCAAGGTCGGCCAGCAGGTAACGGCCGGCGACGTGCTCTGTTCGATCGAGGCGATGAAGATGGAAACCGCCATTCACGCCGAAATCGACGGCGTGGTGGCGGAACTGCTGATCAAGCCCGGCGACCAGATCGACGCCAAGGATCTGCTGGTCCGGCTGGAATAG